One Longimicrobium sp. genomic window carries:
- a CDS encoding sensor histidine kinase: MDININCKLAAVLAERMRGERNDLTRRWLDRIVARVDIDPNTVFPTDELLNHVPLLMDRIADYLENPAVDIVAESPVVGKAMELGELRYAQGFDVHEILKEYELLGGVLFAFLVRTVENIDDPCTRAELLACAHRLFRAVSIIQQLTTSQYLRLASERVREREDRLRGFNRTVTHELKNRIGAVLGAGQLLEDPDISADPERRARFAAMVVQNAEGMQDVLQNLLELSKMDSDARHQRNVPLPRVAAEVCRQLREMSSARNVRVVIEDMPDVEVNAGAMELCLTNYVSNAIKYSDPSRSNRWVRLKADVRQGDGGADLVIAVEDNGLGVPEEAREKLFSRFYRAHGTITGVEGTGLGLSIVRDTVESLGGRAWAEFDAPAGSRFLLAVPCRRAADRERRGGAATAPDR; the protein is encoded by the coding sequence ATGGACATAAACATCAACTGCAAGCTTGCCGCCGTGCTGGCGGAGCGCATGCGCGGCGAGCGGAACGACCTCACCCGGCGCTGGCTGGACCGCATCGTCGCGCGCGTCGACATCGACCCCAACACCGTATTCCCCACCGACGAGCTGCTGAACCACGTTCCGCTGCTGATGGACCGCATCGCCGACTACCTGGAAAACCCGGCCGTCGACATCGTGGCCGAGTCGCCGGTGGTGGGCAAGGCCATGGAGCTGGGCGAGCTGCGCTACGCGCAGGGCTTCGACGTCCACGAGATCCTCAAGGAGTACGAGCTCCTGGGCGGCGTGCTCTTCGCGTTCCTGGTGCGGACGGTGGAAAACATCGACGACCCGTGCACGCGGGCCGAGCTGCTGGCCTGTGCCCACCGGCTGTTCCGCGCCGTGTCCATCATCCAGCAGCTCACCACCTCGCAGTACCTGCGGCTGGCGTCGGAGCGGGTGCGCGAGCGCGAAGACCGGCTGCGCGGCTTCAACCGCACCGTCACCCACGAGCTGAAGAACCGCATCGGCGCGGTGCTGGGAGCGGGGCAGCTGCTGGAAGACCCGGACATCTCGGCGGACCCGGAGCGCCGCGCGCGCTTCGCGGCCATGGTGGTGCAGAACGCCGAGGGGATGCAGGACGTGCTGCAGAACCTGCTGGAGCTGTCGAAGATGGATAGCGACGCGCGCCACCAGCGCAACGTTCCGCTGCCCCGCGTGGCGGCCGAGGTGTGCCGGCAGCTTCGCGAGATGTCGAGCGCGCGCAACGTGCGGGTGGTGATCGAGGACATGCCCGACGTAGAGGTGAACGCCGGGGCCATGGAGCTGTGCCTGACCAACTACGTGTCGAACGCCATCAAGTACTCCGACCCGTCGCGCTCCAACCGCTGGGTGCGCCTGAAGGCCGACGTGCGCCAGGGGGACGGCGGAGCCGACCTGGTGATCGCGGTGGAAGACAACGGGCTGGGGGTTCCCGAAGAGGCGCGCGAAAAGCTCTTTTCCCGCTTCTACCGCGCCCACGGCACCATCACTGGGGTAGAGGGCACCGGCCTGGGGCTCAGCATCGTGCGCGACACGGTGGAGTCGCTGGGCGGCCGCGCGTGGGCCGAGTTCGACGCGCCCGCCGGCTCCCGCTTCCTGCTGGCCGTCCCCTGCCGCCGCGCGGCGGACCGCGAGCGGCGGGGCGGGGCGGCCACGGCGCCGGACAGGTAA
- a CDS encoding MBL fold metallo-hydrolase, with protein sequence MIRTLLAPNPSPMTLDGTRTFLVGRERPAVIDPGPADPSHLDALAAALEGHPPVAILLTHAHPDHADAAPELARRTGAPVMMARGAAGPRLFEGAVRWIGERDRVETDAGVLRVVQTPGHAPEHVAFLLEANGGEGDRALFAGDLFMGGADTTLVAPPEGDLTEYLRSLDRVQGLNPSAIHPAHGPTIRDPLPAIHRYRAHRAERIAQVERALGAGPARPGELIDRVYGAELHPGLRRAAEGSLRAILHHLRSTGRVRDEAGRFSLAAG encoded by the coding sequence ATGATCCGCACGCTGCTGGCCCCCAACCCGTCACCGATGACGCTGGACGGCACCCGCACCTTTCTCGTGGGGCGCGAGCGGCCGGCCGTCATCGATCCCGGACCGGCCGACCCGTCGCACCTGGACGCCCTCGCCGCCGCGCTGGAGGGACATCCTCCGGTCGCCATCCTCCTCACCCACGCGCACCCCGACCACGCCGACGCGGCCCCGGAGCTGGCCCGGCGCACCGGCGCGCCGGTGATGATGGCCCGCGGCGCCGCCGGTCCCCGCCTGTTCGAGGGCGCCGTCCGGTGGATCGGCGAGCGGGATCGCGTGGAAACCGACGCCGGCGTGCTGCGCGTGGTGCAGACGCCCGGACATGCGCCGGAGCACGTCGCCTTTCTCCTCGAAGCGAACGGGGGGGAGGGCGACCGCGCGCTCTTCGCCGGCGACCTGTTCATGGGCGGTGCCGACACCACACTGGTGGCCCCGCCCGAGGGCGACCTGACCGAGTATCTGCGGTCGCTGGACCGGGTGCAGGGGCTGAACCCGTCCGCCATCCACCCGGCCCACGGACCCACGATCCGGGATCCGCTACCCGCCATCCACCGCTACCGTGCGCACCGGGCGGAGCGCATCGCCCAGGTGGAGCGCGCGCTGGGCGCAGGCCCCGCGCGTCCGGGCGAGCTGATCGACCGCGTGTACGGGGCGGAGCTCCATCCGGGGCTGCGCCGCGCCGCGGAGGGGTCGCTGCGCGCCATCCTCCATCACCTGCGGAGCACCGGGCGCGTGCGCGACGAGGCCGGCCGCTTCTCCCTCGCGGCCGGCTGA
- a CDS encoding TonB family protein, with protein sequence MKTISILAVLGALWCGAPLVAQAPASDTVFTSAHAQVQPVVLNASEVAQAMNETYPQARRQAGVGASVTVSLVVAPDGSPLDVRMISGDDTAFVQPTLAAVSRLRFSPGQVNGRAANVRLELPLDWRSRQASPADAAAELEAAWRLANSPPDPGAVGTYDVNSVEVAPRLKNEKAITGAMEAEYDSLLAEDASSGTVIVRMRIGADGVPTRVHVTSSTSRRLDEATIRVAGMMRFDAARVTNRPVAVFVEIPLYWTVEP encoded by the coding sequence ATGAAGACGATCTCCATTCTGGCCGTTCTCGGCGCGCTGTGGTGCGGCGCTCCGCTCGTGGCGCAGGCACCCGCGTCGGACACCGTGTTCACCTCCGCGCACGCGCAGGTGCAGCCCGTGGTGCTGAACGCGTCGGAGGTGGCGCAGGCGATGAACGAGACGTATCCGCAGGCGCGGCGCCAGGCTGGCGTGGGTGCCAGCGTCACCGTCTCGCTGGTGGTGGCGCCAGACGGGAGTCCGCTCGACGTGCGGATGATCAGCGGAGACGATACGGCGTTCGTGCAGCCGACGCTTGCGGCCGTGTCGCGCCTGCGGTTTTCGCCCGGGCAGGTGAACGGGCGGGCCGCCAACGTGCGCCTGGAGCTGCCGCTGGACTGGCGGTCGCGGCAGGCATCCCCGGCCGACGCCGCGGCCGAGCTGGAGGCCGCATGGCGCCTGGCCAACTCGCCTCCGGATCCGGGCGCGGTCGGCACGTACGACGTGAACTCCGTGGAGGTGGCGCCCCGGCTGAAGAACGAGAAGGCGATCACCGGTGCAATGGAGGCGGAATACGACTCGCTGCTAGCCGAAGACGCCAGCTCGGGAACGGTCATCGTGAGGATGCGAATCGGAGCTGACGGGGTTCCCACCCGCGTCCACGTCACGTCCTCCACCAGCCGCCGCCTGGACGAAGCCACCATCCGCGTAGCCGGGATGATGCGTTTCGACGCTGCGCGGGTGACGAACAGGCCGGTCGCCGTATTTGTGGAGATCCCACTCTACTGGACCGTGGAACCCTAG
- a CDS encoding PAS domain-containing sensor histidine kinase: MSQSLERSAHAALEALAEGFCMADADHRVTYWNAAAERLFGVPRRDALGREVWDLLPAEGASELRERLARADGAGAMLHLTLLSDRELFARHLAVHASPLESGGLALHFRDATAEQRLAAQYEQLLESIRDGFIAVDRDWRITYVNRAAETLLSVRRSRAAGVDVWPLLPKEPRAVVNAIRWTMRERGPRHLEAIHPRGKLYRGRRFDVWTHPLPDGGVSILFEDVTDRLAKEVELARLAAEAEEASRAKSRFFAAVSHELRTPLNAIVGYTHLLATNTYGNVPAGAMRASERAGVCAEHLSRLVDDVLLLTTVEIDKLPVFAATVSLAPFLDSVLPHLRQQAEAKRLDLQVDVPGGLPPIDTDPERLRQIVTALLSNAIKFTTRGVVSLRARMAGEGRWLEISIRDTGPGIDPEDRERIFGPFEQVGGEARTDSATRGTGLGLTIARQLARKLGGDITVSGTFGEGAEFVVRLPA, encoded by the coding sequence GTGTCGCAATCGCTGGAGCGTTCCGCCCACGCGGCCCTCGAGGCACTCGCCGAGGGGTTCTGCATGGCGGACGCAGACCACCGCGTAACCTACTGGAACGCCGCCGCCGAGCGCCTGTTCGGCGTTCCGCGCCGGGACGCGCTCGGGCGCGAGGTGTGGGACCTGCTCCCCGCCGAAGGCGCTTCGGAGCTGCGCGAGCGCCTGGCCCGGGCGGACGGTGCAGGGGCCATGCTCCACCTGACGCTGCTTTCGGACCGCGAGCTGTTCGCCCGGCACCTGGCCGTGCACGCGTCGCCCCTGGAAAGCGGCGGGCTGGCCCTGCACTTTCGCGACGCCACGGCCGAGCAGCGGCTGGCCGCGCAGTACGAGCAGCTGCTGGAATCCATCCGCGACGGCTTCATCGCGGTGGACCGCGACTGGCGGATCACGTACGTCAATCGCGCCGCCGAGACCCTGCTCTCGGTCCGGCGCAGCCGCGCGGCGGGGGTGGACGTGTGGCCGCTGCTCCCCAAGGAGCCGCGCGCGGTGGTCAACGCCATCCGCTGGACCATGCGCGAGCGGGGGCCGCGGCACCTGGAGGCCATCCATCCCCGGGGCAAGCTGTACCGCGGCCGCCGCTTCGACGTGTGGACGCATCCCCTTCCGGACGGTGGCGTGTCGATTCTGTTCGAGGACGTCACCGACCGGCTGGCCAAGGAGGTGGAGCTGGCGCGCCTGGCCGCCGAGGCCGAGGAGGCCAGCCGGGCCAAGAGCCGCTTCTTCGCCGCGGTCAGCCACGAGCTGCGCACCCCGCTGAACGCCATCGTCGGCTACACGCACCTGCTGGCCACCAACACCTACGGCAACGTTCCCGCGGGCGCCATGCGTGCGTCGGAGCGTGCCGGGGTGTGCGCCGAGCACCTGTCGCGGCTGGTGGACGACGTGCTGCTGCTGACCACGGTGGAGATCGACAAGCTCCCCGTGTTCGCGGCCACGGTGAGCCTGGCCCCGTTCCTGGACTCGGTGCTTCCCCACCTTCGCCAGCAGGCCGAGGCCAAGCGGCTGGACCTGCAGGTGGACGTTCCCGGCGGCCTGCCGCCGATCGACACGGACCCGGAGCGGCTGCGCCAGATCGTGACGGCGCTGCTTTCGAACGCCATCAAGTTCACGACGCGCGGCGTCGTGAGCCTGCGAGCGCGGATGGCGGGCGAGGGGCGCTGGCTGGAGATTTCCATCCGCGACACGGGCCCGGGGATCGACCCGGAGGACCGGGAGCGGATCTTCGGCCCGTTCGAGCAGGTGGGTGGCGAGGCGCGTACCGATTCCGCCACCCGTGGTACTGGGCTGGGGCTGACGATCGCGCGGCAGCTGGCGCGCAAGCTGGGGGGAGACATCACGGTGAGCGGGACGTTCGGCGAGGGAGCCGAGTTCGTGGTCCGGCTCCCCGCGTAG
- a CDS encoding FAD binding domain-containing protein codes for MLRLHEYTYHRPSTLAEAAAFLREHPDAMPIAGGTDLMPNMKHRLFTPRHLVALKGIGELHGIGLADAEGRAVEAGSAGAAQVVMGAAATLTEVSRHPLVREALPALAEAAGKVAGPQIRNQGTLGGNLCLDTRCTYYNQSFFWRNALGFCLKKDGDVCHVTRTGKKCVAAHSSDTAPVLIALGAVVDLVSADGERTLPVDAFFIADGKWNTVRRPDELVARVRVPLPGPGVRMGYQKVRQRNSIDFPLLSIATVADLDGDDRVRTLSVVVSALGSRPRVVSGLDKLAAGHRLGDVADAVAQQAFKQCHPLENIIVDPDWRRAMVPVYVRRALLGMTSIPALAA; via the coding sequence ATGCTGCGCCTTCACGAATACACGTACCACCGCCCGAGCACGCTCGCGGAGGCCGCCGCGTTCCTGCGCGAGCATCCGGACGCCATGCCCATCGCGGGCGGCACCGACCTGATGCCCAACATGAAGCACCGCCTGTTCACCCCGCGCCACCTGGTGGCGCTCAAGGGCATCGGCGAGCTTCACGGCATCGGCCTGGCGGACGCGGAGGGACGCGCGGTGGAGGCGGGGTCGGCCGGGGCGGCGCAGGTGGTGATGGGCGCCGCGGCGACGCTGACCGAGGTGTCGCGCCATCCGCTGGTGCGCGAGGCGCTCCCCGCCCTGGCCGAGGCGGCGGGCAAGGTGGCCGGCCCGCAGATCCGCAACCAGGGCACGCTGGGCGGCAACCTGTGCCTGGACACGCGCTGCACCTACTACAACCAGTCGTTCTTCTGGCGCAACGCGCTGGGCTTTTGCCTGAAGAAGGACGGCGACGTCTGCCACGTCACCCGCACGGGCAAGAAGTGCGTGGCCGCCCACTCGTCGGACACCGCGCCCGTGCTGATCGCCCTCGGTGCCGTGGTGGACCTGGTCTCGGCGGACGGCGAGCGGACGCTGCCCGTGGACGCGTTCTTCATCGCCGACGGCAAGTGGAACACGGTGCGCCGGCCCGACGAGCTGGTCGCCCGCGTCCGCGTTCCCCTTCCCGGCCCGGGGGTGCGGATGGGCTACCAGAAGGTGCGCCAGCGCAACTCCATCGACTTTCCCCTGCTTTCCATCGCCACGGTGGCAGACCTGGATGGGGACGACCGGGTGCGCACGCTCTCCGTCGTCGTCTCCGCGCTGGGATCGCGGCCGCGCGTGGTGTCAGGGCTCGACAAGCTGGCCGCGGGGCACCGCCTGGGCGACGTGGCCGATGCGGTGGCCCAGCAGGCCTTCAAGCAGTGCCACCCGCTGGAGAACATCATCGTAGACCCCGACTGGCGCCGCGCCATGGTCCCGGTCTACGTGCGCCGCGCACTGCTGGGGATGACGTCCATCCCGGCGCTGGCGGCGTGA
- a CDS encoding Rho termination factor N-terminal domain-containing protein, giving the protein MPQGWSKHDNKMYETIRESSMDRGMDPAQAKEIAARTVNKHRRQEGRTPNKRTMGTGNPRKPLEEHTRDELYNLAKEHKIEGRSKMQKDELIAALNDV; this is encoded by the coding sequence ATGCCGCAAGGCTGGAGTAAGCACGACAACAAGATGTACGAAACGATCAGGGAAAGCTCCATGGACCGCGGGATGGATCCCGCCCAGGCCAAGGAGATCGCCGCGCGCACGGTGAACAAGCACCGGCGGCAGGAGGGCCGCACGCCCAACAAGCGCACCATGGGCACCGGCAACCCGCGCAAGCCGCTGGAGGAGCACACCCGCGACGAGCTGTACAACCTGGCGAAGGAGCACAAGATCGAGGGCCGCAGCAAGATGCAGAAGGACGAGCTGATCGCCGCGCTCAACGACGTGTAG
- a CDS encoding lipid A deacylase LpxR family protein, with amino-acid sequence MRLSVLFRLVLGLAATSTCIAAPLAAQVRSLELTSDNDAYNFWIPFAVRPDYEYSNGLRLAAELEGAPGWAGLAKNLAPCTREGSDAVQADPEAGCVSTTLEFGQRMYMPRNDSYVAIQGERPYAGWLYAAATGRVVEGPVRHTYGIEVGITGEPSLGRTVMESFHEVTGFRDVVGWRHQLGFEPGVVLRYGAEQRAELRAGDGRIADVVADAGATLGNVHTGAHAGVRARVGYDLRHPWAARAPQGTSVYLSATASGQAVLRNLFLDGNTFGSQPARVHRELLVGSRGWGVGVASGRFGAEFRVLTRTREYREEPGGHPVSTIELTWRR; translated from the coding sequence ATGCGCCTTTCCGTCCTCTTTCGCCTGGTCCTGGGCCTGGCTGCAACGTCCACGTGCATTGCCGCGCCGCTGGCCGCGCAGGTTCGCTCGTTGGAGCTGACGTCGGACAACGACGCGTACAACTTCTGGATTCCGTTCGCCGTGCGGCCGGACTACGAGTACTCCAACGGCCTGCGCCTGGCGGCGGAGCTGGAGGGAGCGCCGGGGTGGGCGGGGCTCGCGAAGAACCTGGCGCCCTGCACGCGCGAGGGGAGCGACGCGGTGCAGGCGGATCCCGAGGCGGGGTGCGTGTCGACCACGTTGGAGTTCGGGCAGCGGATGTACATGCCGCGCAACGACTCGTACGTAGCCATCCAGGGAGAGCGGCCCTACGCGGGATGGCTCTACGCGGCGGCGACAGGCCGGGTGGTGGAAGGGCCCGTGCGGCACACGTACGGCATCGAAGTAGGCATTACCGGGGAACCCTCGCTGGGGCGGACGGTGATGGAAAGCTTCCACGAGGTCACCGGCTTCCGGGACGTCGTCGGCTGGAGGCACCAGCTGGGCTTCGAGCCGGGCGTGGTGCTGCGGTACGGCGCCGAGCAGCGGGCGGAGCTTCGGGCGGGGGACGGCCGCATCGCCGACGTGGTGGCCGATGCCGGGGCCACGCTGGGCAACGTGCACACGGGCGCGCATGCCGGCGTCCGCGCCCGCGTGGGATACGACCTGCGCCACCCGTGGGCCGCGCGCGCCCCCCAGGGCACCTCGGTGTACCTGAGCGCCACGGCGTCGGGACAGGCGGTGCTGCGCAACCTGTTCCTGGACGGCAACACCTTTGGAAGCCAGCCCGCGCGCGTGCACCGCGAGCTCCTGGTCGGCAGCCGGGGCTGGGGCGTCGGCGTGGCGAGTGGCCGGTTCGGCGCGGAGTTCCGGGTGCTCACCCGCACCCGCGAGTACCGCGAAGAGCCGGGCGGACACCCGGTAAGCACCATCGAGCTCACATGGCGCCGGTAG
- a CDS encoding Bax inhibitor-1/YccA family protein, with protein MRTSNPTLNDKTFAGQWDGTGGMTIEGTVNKVGLMLLLLMAPAAWIWNKAMTAWDPASIMPLMVGGMVGGFVLALVTIFKKQWSPVTAPLYAVMEGLFLGGVSALAETKFPGVVIPAVALTFGTLFALLLAYRSGLIRATENFKLGVVAATGGIALVYLASFVMRMFGGQMPMIHSAGTMGIVFSVFVIVIAALNLVLDFDFIEQGAEHGAPRYMEWYAAFGLMVTLVWLYLEILRLLMKLQSRD; from the coding sequence ATGCGAACCTCCAATCCTACCCTGAACGACAAGACCTTCGCGGGCCAGTGGGACGGCACCGGGGGCATGACCATCGAGGGCACCGTCAACAAGGTGGGGCTGATGCTCCTGCTGCTGATGGCGCCCGCGGCGTGGATCTGGAACAAGGCGATGACGGCGTGGGACCCGGCGTCCATCATGCCGCTGATGGTGGGCGGCATGGTCGGCGGGTTCGTGCTGGCGCTGGTGACCATCTTCAAGAAGCAGTGGTCGCCGGTGACCGCGCCGCTCTACGCGGTGATGGAGGGCCTGTTCCTGGGCGGCGTCTCCGCCCTCGCCGAGACGAAGTTCCCCGGTGTGGTGATCCCCGCGGTGGCGCTCACCTTCGGAACGCTGTTCGCGCTGCTGCTGGCCTATCGCTCGGGGCTGATCCGCGCCACCGAGAACTTCAAGCTGGGCGTCGTGGCGGCCACGGGCGGCATCGCGCTGGTGTACCTGGCGAGCTTCGTGATGAGGATGTTCGGCGGCCAGATGCCGATGATCCACTCGGCCGGGACCATGGGCATCGTGTTCAGCGTGTTCGTGATCGTGATCGCCGCGCTCAACCTGGTGCTGGACTTCGACTTCATCGAGCAGGGCGCCGAGCACGGCGCGCCGCGCTACATGGAGTGGTACGCCGCGTTCGGCCTGATGGTGACACTGGTGTGGCTGTACCTGGAGATCCTTCGCCTGCTCATGAAGCTGCAGAGCCGCGACTGA
- a CDS encoding AbrB/MazE/SpoVT family DNA-binding domain-containing protein — protein sequence MKARIVRIGNSHGIRIPKPLLEESGLRGEVELEARPHQIIIRAANRPRAGWDAAFQAMAEAGDDALLDREFADSPEWDDREWEW from the coding sequence ATGAAAGCCCGCATCGTTCGCATCGGCAACTCGCATGGAATCCGCATCCCCAAACCACTCCTCGAAGAGAGCGGACTTCGAGGCGAAGTAGAGTTGGAGGCCCGGCCCCACCAGATCATCATCCGGGCAGCGAACCGCCCCCGTGCCGGCTGGGACGCCGCCTTTCAAGCGATGGCCGAGGCTGGGGACGACGCGCTTCTCGATCGGGAGTTCGCGGACTCGCCGGAGTGGGACGATCGGGAATGGGAGTGGTGA
- a CDS encoding dipeptidase, translated as MNSRIGVAAALLAASSAALPAAAQEAPDPLLQRALRIHRTAPLVDGHNDLPWEIREKAQGDLTHMNFQGALPQQHTDVPRLRAGGVGGVFWAAYVPVERIGHGAAAFALEQIGLIKRMTDHSPDLVLARTAQDVERIHDDGKVASLIGIEGGHAIENSLDVLRQFHELGVRYMTLTHSSTIDWADAATDAERHGGLTAFGEEVVREMNRLGMLVDLSHVSPGTMADAIRVSEAPVIFSHSSARALADHPRNVPDEVLRMMPANGGVVMINFYSGFVEPSAAAQMRNMFDVQRRFREQHPNDAEAARRAYNEWRAANPVPRGTVATLADHIDHVVKVAGIDHVGLGSDYDGVTSLPVGMEDVSRFPYLTAELLRRGYSDDDVRKVLGGNVLRAMRRAEVVAERIQRERGPSQAVIDVMDRRPVQRGRE; from the coding sequence ATGAACTCTCGTATCGGTGTGGCCGCCGCCCTGCTGGCGGCCTCGTCCGCCGCGCTTCCCGCCGCCGCGCAGGAGGCGCCGGACCCGCTGCTGCAGCGGGCTTTGCGCATCCACCGAACCGCACCGCTGGTGGACGGGCACAACGACCTGCCCTGGGAAATCCGCGAAAAGGCGCAGGGCGACCTGACGCACATGAACTTCCAGGGCGCGCTCCCGCAGCAGCACACCGACGTGCCGCGGCTGCGGGCGGGGGGTGTGGGCGGCGTGTTCTGGGCGGCGTACGTCCCGGTGGAGCGCATCGGACACGGGGCGGCGGCGTTCGCGCTGGAGCAGATCGGGCTGATCAAGCGGATGACCGACCATTCGCCCGACCTGGTGCTGGCGCGCACGGCCCAGGACGTGGAGCGCATCCATGACGACGGCAAGGTGGCGTCGCTGATCGGCATCGAGGGCGGGCACGCCATCGAGAACTCGCTCGACGTGCTGCGCCAGTTCCACGAGTTGGGCGTGCGCTACATGACACTCACGCACTCCAGCACCATCGACTGGGCCGACGCCGCCACCGACGCGGAGCGCCACGGCGGGCTCACCGCCTTCGGCGAAGAGGTGGTGCGCGAGATGAACCGGCTGGGGATGCTGGTGGACCTGTCGCACGTGTCGCCGGGGACGATGGCCGACGCCATCCGCGTTTCGGAGGCGCCGGTGATCTTTTCGCACTCCTCCGCCCGTGCCCTGGCCGACCATCCGCGCAACGTGCCCGACGAGGTGCTGCGGATGATGCCGGCGAACGGCGGGGTGGTGATGATCAACTTCTACTCGGGCTTCGTGGAGCCCTCGGCGGCGGCGCAGATGCGCAACATGTTCGACGTGCAGCGCCGTTTCCGCGAGCAGCACCCGAACGACGCCGAGGCGGCGCGCCGGGCCTACAACGAGTGGCGGGCGGCCAACCCGGTGCCGCGCGGCACCGTGGCCACCCTGGCCGACCACATCGACCACGTGGTGAAGGTCGCCGGCATCGACCACGTGGGGCTGGGCTCCGACTACGACGGCGTGACCTCGCTGCCGGTGGGGATGGAGGACGTCTCGCGCTTCCCCTACCTCACGGCCGAGCTGCTGCGCCGCGGCTACAGCGACGACGACGTGCGCAAGGTGCTGGGCGGAAACGTGCTGCGCGCCATGCGCCGCGCGGAAGTCGTTGCCGAGCGCATCCAGCGCGAGCGCGGCCCGTCGCAAGCGGTGATCGACGTGATGGACCGCCGGCCGGTGCAGCGGGGCAGGGAATAG
- a CDS encoding sensor histidine kinase: MTSATTSGLPPVLRAFPGAVLALDRAGMVLESNGYLERALERGVGGQPFATVLDPASRRKLDAILAREPRAGQDPAAVPAWELMLAGRDALEPRSFYPVWDEGGDRVWLVECPRDPRFDALYEELAAVNSEQANTQRQLAKEKARLARALAELERELTENERLSRALQGQNEEMEAQNEELLAMTEELHAGQDQLLATNQQLERRTRELQIALNARNRFYSAMNHELRTPINAVMGYNDLLLAEVYGSLSEQQELAVERSQRAARHLRELVDDVLDLSRLELGKAELATQDVDAAALVDDMLETLRPVAAQAGAEMRRVDGEPVRVVTDPRRLRQIVLNLLSNALKYGQGAPVWARVARGADGGLVLEVTDGGPGIAQEDLGRIFEEFVQLAREDNTEAAGRDGTGLGLSIARRMAHALGGTLEAASTVGVGSTFRLTLPPAAGRPNDHPRP; this comes from the coding sequence ATGACCTCGGCCACCACTTCGGGCCTTCCCCCCGTGCTGCGCGCCTTTCCGGGCGCGGTGCTGGCGCTCGACCGTGCCGGGATGGTCCTGGAATCCAACGGCTACCTGGAACGCGCCCTGGAGCGCGGCGTGGGCGGGCAGCCCTTCGCCACGGTGCTCGACCCGGCGTCGCGCCGAAAGCTGGACGCCATCCTCGCCCGCGAGCCGCGCGCCGGCCAGGACCCCGCCGCGGTGCCGGCGTGGGAGCTGATGCTGGCGGGGCGCGACGCCCTGGAGCCCCGCTCCTTCTACCCCGTGTGGGACGAGGGCGGCGACCGGGTGTGGCTGGTGGAGTGCCCCCGCGACCCGCGCTTCGACGCGCTGTACGAGGAGCTGGCCGCCGTCAATTCCGAGCAGGCCAACACGCAGCGCCAGCTGGCCAAGGAAAAGGCCCGCCTGGCGCGCGCCCTGGCCGAGCTGGAGCGCGAGCTGACGGAGAACGAGCGGCTGTCGCGCGCCCTGCAGGGGCAGAACGAGGAGATGGAGGCGCAGAACGAGGAGCTCCTGGCCATGACCGAGGAGCTTCACGCCGGGCAGGACCAGCTGCTGGCCACCAATCAGCAGCTGGAGCGCCGCACCCGCGAGCTGCAGATTGCCCTGAACGCGCGCAACCGGTTCTACTCGGCCATGAACCACGAGCTGCGCACGCCCATCAACGCGGTGATGGGCTACAACGACCTGCTGCTGGCCGAGGTGTACGGATCGCTCAGCGAACAGCAGGAGCTGGCGGTGGAGCGCTCGCAGCGCGCGGCCCGGCACCTGCGGGAGCTGGTGGACGACGTGCTGGACCTGTCGCGCCTGGAGCTGGGCAAGGCCGAGCTGGCCACGCAGGACGTGGACGCCGCCGCCCTGGTCGACGACATGCTCGAGACGCTGCGCCCCGTCGCCGCGCAGGCCGGGGCCGAGATGCGCCGGGTGGATGGCGAGCCGGTGCGCGTGGTCACCGATCCGCGCCGGCTGCGGCAGATCGTGCTGAACCTGCTTTCCAACGCACTGAAGTACGGCCAGGGCGCGCCGGTGTGGGCGCGGGTGGCGCGCGGCGCCGACGGCGGGCTGGTGCTGGAGGTGACCGACGGCGGGCCGGGGATTGCGCAGGAAGACCTCGGCCGCATCTTCGAAGAGTTCGTGCAGCTGGCGCGCGAAGACAACACCGAGGCGGCGGGCCGCGACGGCACCGGGCTGGGGCTTTCCATCGCCCGGCGCATGGCCCACGCGCTGGGCGGCACCCTGGAAGCGGCGTCGACGGTGGGCGTAGGCAGCACCTTCCGGCTGACCTTGCCCCCGGCGGCCGGCCGCCCGAACGACCATCCACGACCCTAA